One Glycine max cultivar Williams 82 chromosome 1, Glycine_max_v4.0, whole genome shotgun sequence genomic window, agccagaaatttaattgagaagatggcctccaactcccagcagtttagtgccagaaatgatgccatagtcattagaggagtgcatgaggtagctacaaacccatctgcatcatctgaaactaagaagcttgaaggcaaactggatgcgttggtcaacttggtaacccagctggccttgaatcagaaatttgtacctgtcgcaagggtttgtggtttgtgctcctctgctgaccaccatacagacctttgcccttccatgcagcaacctggagcaattgagcaacctgaagcttatgcagcaaatatatacaatagacctcctcaacctcagcagcaaaatcaaccacagcagagcaattatgacctttccagcaacagatacaaccctggatggaggaatcaccctaacctcagatggtccagctttcagcaacaacaacagcagcctgttccttccttccaaaatgctgctggcccaagcagaccatacattcctccaccaatccaacaacagcaacaaccccagaaacaaccaacagttgaggcccctccacaaccttcccttgaagaacttgtgaggcaaatgactatgcagaacatgcagtttcagcaagagaccagagcctccattcagagcttaactaatcagatgggacaattggcaactcaattgaatcaacaacagtcccagaattctgacaagctgccttctcaagctgtccaaaatcccaaaaatgtcagtgccatttcattgaggtcgggaaaacagtgtcaaggacctcaacccgtagcaccttcctcatctgcaaatgaacctgccaaacttcactctattccagaaaaaggtgatgacaaaaatctacctaacaatttttgtgcaggtgaatcttcttccacaggtaatcctgatttgcagaagcagcacattccccctcttccattccctccaagagcagtttccaacaaaaaaatggaagaggcagagaaagagatcttggaaacgtttagaaaagtagaggtaaacatacctctgttggatgcaataaagcaaattccaagatatgccaaattcttgaaggagctgtgcactaataagcggaagcttaaaggaagtgaacgaattagcatgggcagaaatgtctccgcattgattggtaaatctgttcctcaaattcctgaaaaatgcaaagatccaggtacattcagcataccttgtatcatagggaatagtaagtttgacaatgccatgctagatttaggagcctctgttagtgttatgcctctgtcgatttttaattctctatctctaggtcccttgcagtcaactgatgtggtaattcatttagctaatagaagtgttgcctatcctattggtttcatagaagatgtcttagttagagttggtgaactgattttccctgttgatttttatatcttgaatatggaagatggattttctcaaggatcagttcccatcattctaggcagaccctttatgaaaactgctagaactaagatagatgtttatgcaggcacactgtccatggagtttggtgatataactgttcattttaatattctggatgctatgaaatacccatctgaagatctttctgtatttcgtgctgaaataattgaccatgttgttgatgaatacatgaatgatctttattctaatctgcatgcctctcactctacatgcattgagtctgaaattgtacttgatcatatgtctgaatttgatgttgagagtgaatctgagagtgatattgattgcatgcctggtggtggtgttttacctcttgagattgattttatagagtcagataggactaaccatgtttcaggaagtacacatacctctgactttctttatgaggtaaaggctgagaaaccatctcctttaccactgtccagccgaccacaccagaattgaagcctctgccatcaaatttaaaatacgcttacttggatgatagcaagagttttccagttattatatctgcctcccttgctgatgagcaagaggagaagttgttgtcagttctcaagaagcataagaaggctataggctggaccctggcggacattcctggtattagcccatccacatgtatgcatcgaataaatttagaggatggagctaaaccagtaagacagccacagagaagactcaacccggtgattcttgatgtagtgaagaaggagataaccaagcttttgcaagctggaatcatttatcctatctccgacagccaatgggtgagtcccgtccaggtagtcccgaaaaagactggcctcacagtgatcagaaatgagaaggaggagctgattcctactcgggtgcagaacagttggagagtctgcattgactataggaggctgaaccaggttaccaaaaaggaccattttcccctgccattcattgaccagatgcttgaacgcctggcaggtgaatcccactactgtttccttgatggtttttctggttatatgcaaattactattgctcctgaggatcaggaaaagaccacattcacctgccccttcggcacttttgcttataggaggatgcctttcggcctgtgcaatgcccctggtaccttccagcggtgcatgattagtattttcagtgattttttagaaaattgcatagaggtgtttatggatgatttcactgtatatggatcctcttttgatggttgtttgaatagtttggaaaaagttttgaatagatgcattgaaactaaccttgttctaaattttgaaaaatgtcattttatggttgagcaaggtatagttttaggccacattatttccaataagggcattgaagtagatcctgcaaaaatttctgttgtttcacaattgccttacccctcttgtgtgcgagaggtgcgatcttttcttggtcatgcaggattctacaggcgctttataagggattttagcaaagtagcccttccactgtccaacttgttgcaaaaggaggtggagtttgactttaatgacagatacaaagaggcttttgattgcctcaaaagagcgttgactaccacccccatcatccaggcacccgattggacaaccccttttgagcttatgtgtgatgcatcaaattatgcattgggggctgtccttgctcagaaaattgataaattgtccagggtgatatattatgcttctaggactttagatgctgcccaagcaaattatactactactgagaaagagcttctagccatagtttttgctcttgaaaaatttcgatcttatttgcttggtactcgcattattgtttatactgaccatgcagctctaaagtacttgttgaagaaggctgattctaagcctaggttgatccgatggatgctctggctccaagagtttgacttggagatccgtgataggagcggagcacaaaatctagttgctgatcatttgagtcggatcgaacgtgtctctgatgcagattcacctattcgggatgatttcccggatgatcatttgtatatattgtatagtatttctgactctctttctactccctggtttgctaacattgtcaattatttagttgcctctgtttttcctcccttagcatctaaggcccaaaaagataagattaaaagtgatgctaagcattttatttgggatgacccctacttgtggaaattgtgcagtgatcaggtcattagacggtgcattccagatcatgagactgactcagtcctgcagttctgtcattcttccgcaccaggaggtcatctgggtgttcaaaggacagctcgcaaagtgcttgattgtggtttttattggcccaccatctttaaagatgcgtggaagatttgcagcacttgtgagcagtgtcagagagcaggaaatacactcacatggcgacaacaaatgcctcagcaacctatgctattctgtgaggtgtttgatgtctggggtatagatttcatgggtccttttactgtctcttttggttatgtttatattctccttgcagttgattatgtttcaaaatgggtggaagccaagcccactagaactaatgatgctaaagttgtcgcagactttgtcaggtctaatctgttttgcaggttcggagtacctaaagcaattgttagtgatcaaggaacccatttttgcaacaggacaatgcatgccctgcttaaaaagtacggggtggtacacggGGTATCCACActataccacccccagactaatggacaggcaaAAATTTgtaacagggaaatcaagagaattctagagaagattgtgcagccaagcaggaaggattggagtaccaggcttgatgatgctctctgggcacatcggactgcctacaaagcacccataggaatgtctccttatcgggttgtctttggaaaggcatgtcatcttgatggaagcttgcttgtggggcttctatggaggctggatctttgagcttcaatggggtcctttaatggtgattttccaccatggagatgcagcggaagacaaaggaaaggaggtgagaggaggcgccatccattaaggaataagccatggaagaaggagcttcaccaccaagatgagccttggataagaagcttgaagaggatgcttcaatggaggaaaagaaagagggagagaaagagggagggggagcacgaaattgaaggaagaaaaagggagagaagttgaagtttgagttgtgtctcacaagactctcattcatcaaagttacaacaagtgttacacatgcttctatttatagactaggtagcttccttgagaagctttcttgagaaaacttccttgagaagcttctttgagaaaacttccttgagaagctagagcttagctacacacacccctctcataactaagctcacctccttgagaagcttccttaagaagattcctaaagaagctaaagcttagctacacatacctctctaatagctaagctcacctccttgagatgagaagctagagcttagctacacaccccctataatagctaagctcacccccatgaggaaaaacatgaaaataacaaaaaaagtccttattacaaagacaactcaaaatgccccaaaatacaaggctaaaaccctatactactataatggccaaaatacaaggcctagacgaaggaaaaacctattctaatatttacaaagataagcgggctcatacttagcccatgggctcgaaatctaccctaaggctcatgagaaccctagggcctttccttggatctctagcccaatctacttggagtcttctagccaatgcccttgcggggtaggattgcatcattccctccaccttggaaaggatttgacctcaaatcccgaggttcttcatactctgggctccttccctcaacacctgtaaaaagaacaaaaacacatgtattagtggtgtttggtatgttgaagtaaggtaaggtctgaaaacccatttcctgggcatcttcccatgaaggaacatggtttctcaccaactcaatgagtggtgctacaagtatagaaaaatatgggacaaaccttttgtaaaagtttgttaagtcatggaagccccaaatttttcttatacttggtggagtgagccactcaggaatgacctttattctcttagggttcatgggaacccgttgatcactatttgaaaaattaagaaaagtaacgcaataaaacatacctttttctgtatattcatattgattattcctaccaaaaagtataacaaacctaaggtgtcccatatgagtacctaagtttgtattgaaactaaaaataagaacaaacctacctaatgggtccctatgtacacacaccatgaagatgttaggtgtacgagtgattttacaaaagagggttgcaccactcaaaacattcatcataccacctattttagggacttggtgcctaataatacctattttgggcaccaacaaagcacaaggatttaagctcttgcgaaccaaaccctcatccaacaacttctttacttgaggaataaactcaagcccaagaggtgttgcaatgctagcaagtgtctttttacaaaagagaaaatgtggaggttgtctaagagggaaagtttctttaatgtttgtctttattgtaaaatgagtttccttcttagctaacctcttgtaggagacacttacctccttacacttctctttaaccactaatggttgtccatcttcttgggggtagatttcttcactagattcttccccttttgcttcttcactttcactagaggaaggtgaagtagtagcctcatcttggctactataaatgtcttggcccctcataatcatggtttttgtggtggggcattgagaagtaatgtgtcctcttccaagacatttaaagcactttatagagctagttttcacttgcatactagccttaggggcttgcttttctattgccttccccttatcatctttgggcttagaaggtgtgatgtgccatcattttcttctattttctaaaccctttttgcaccattttaattattgattggtcttaattgtcaattaattaggcagttttattatttgggctcatttagctaatttgatgtttttaatctaatttcaggaattaatgaaacattgggcttaatccggattttggttgtggacttgaagagggcaaataaagcagcgcttaccttagttaatttctaattaggaaatttcgcaattttattttatgttgttcagtgtttatttcgttttgggccagagtattgtaatagggcccagtgactctaagtgactctttttaaatagctgccttgcgattcgtgcagggcattctattctgttatgctatccattattcagagctttgttttagggtttttcgtttttctgttttgctgcttctgagttcgtaatgcaattttacgttttctgcttctaattacaatttcgttcttgcttcttcttttactctcatttacgtttctgttccattttacatttctgttcgtttacatttctgttcatttacgtttccgttcatttacgtttctgcttcatgtttcaattgcgttttctgtttgaatccatggaaggctagattttctggtgttgtttccttttgaggacgaagcccaactctctttgaggtttcgcttgtaatgtggtttcctggcagttttcccttcaccagttatcccaatttcgtgaatattaatcagtgcacgcttcatgttcgattaattgcctctgagcctaacttgtgttcatgcttaatggacgaagggctaactggtgtatgtggtgcctaatcacgtattgaaaaccctaagttgattttcacttagtaaattgaaatagggttggattaagtggttgactgttagggacgaattctccataacccaggataagagagtggcttctgaatcagaggaaacaacccgtttttaatattagtagtttcgtattccattttatttgtctgctctttaattaccaaacaaccaaagcccccccccccccccatcgttactgttactgcaagtatattatgaacatttggcttgtcactgctcgttgggaaacgacctaggatcacttcctacttactgcattttcatgtttatttgattcgggtacggcctcgatcaaatttggcgccgttgccggggagcagtgtccaaaggttcataatagctagctagtgttgtgtgtttaatcctttcgtgttttaattgttagtattgtgttagtatgtgtgttagtgttgattagtgtcctggtattttgtttaatgtgtgttctgtttcagttttaccattaagcgtttcccctgtttcagtcttgggtgttttgctgtgaagattgtgcttgaaaacagagtagtagtagaaatcaattagagacggattttagcgaccacccatgctgaattaattgggattttttgttttagtagctagggttgttatttttggctgaatttttttgtggtaacttcttttaatccatattttgtgggaaaaatagctagagcctttagtttggtcagatttgaaagttccaaaaaagtagcaaattttgtgtatgtcaaaacttcaaacggccataacttttgctccggttatcagaatcgcaattattatatatgcatttggggtagaaaaaaatttcctacgccatgGCAGCCTGCtgtaggccggctgaggtctccatcgtccaaaaaaaacgattctgtcaaaagttttttatttttcaagttttattcacttatttttcttaacctaccaattttagctttcatagttagactttgaatttttgtctgaaattttttgtgctatcttctcatcattttataaggttgctcacaaaatttcaagtcatttggatatcatttgagggtagctgtagttcaaacctacacctttatttacatgacaaggcaactagttgtgtgcatgctgaatgtagtgtatgactagaggcaatccatctgacttacaaccctttgatcctgagatagataggacatttcatagattagttaggcatcattttataccttttgatcattctgagcattccataactggtgaatctgtgcattctgttattggtgattttgaacatcctgatcttgagcattataattttgagcattctgattctgagcattctgattttgcacattctgagaacatggcacaacctccacctcgtgagaggactctaagggaaatggctgcacctgatttcacctatgaaagcttgtgcatccaataccctgatgaggatgtcccatatgttcttaagactggactgattcatttgcttccaaagtttcatggccttgcaggtgaagacccgcacaaaaatttgaaagaatttcacattgtctgctccaccatgaaatccccagatgtccaagaggatcacatatttctgaaggcttttcctcattcattagagggagtggcaaaggactggttgtattaccttgctccaaggtccatcacgagctgggatgaccttaagagagtattcttagaaatttttttccctgcttccaggaccacagccatcaggaaggatatctcagggattagacaactcagtggagagagcctgtatgagtactgggagagatttaagaaactatgtgccagttgcccccaccatcagatttcagaacagcttcttctccaatatttttatgaaggactcagtaacatggagagaagtatgatagatgctgccagtggtggagcccttggagacatgactcctgctgaagccagaaatttaattgagaagatggcctccaactcccagcagtttagtgccagaaatgatgccatagtcattagaggagtgcatgaggtagctacaaacccatctgcatcatctgaaactaagaagcttgaaggcaaactggatgcattggttaacttggtaacccagctggccttgaatcagaaatctgtacctgttgcaagggtttgtggtttgtgctcctctgctgaccatcatacagacctttgcccttccatgcagcaacctgg contains:
- the LOC113002300 gene encoding uncharacterized protein encodes the protein TGLIHLLPKFHGLAGEDPHKHLKEFHIVCSTMKPPDVQEDHIFLKAFPHSLEGVAKDWLYYLAPRSITSWDDLKRVFLEKIFPASRTTAIRKDISGIRQLSGESLYEYWERFKKLCASCPHHQISEQLLLQYFYEGLSNMERSMIDAASGGALGDMTPAEARNLIEKMASNSQQFSARNDAIVIRGVHEVATNPSASSETKKLEGKLDALVNLVTQLALNQKFVPVARVCGLCSSADHHTDLCPSMQQPGAIEQPEAYAANIYNRPPQPQQQNQPQQSNYDLSSNRYNPGWRNHPNLQSLTNQMGQLATQLNQQQSQNSDKLPSQAVQNPKNVSAISLRSGKQCQGPQPVAPSSSANEPAKLHSIPEKGDDKNLPNNFCAGESSSTGNPDLQKQHIPPLPFPPRAVSNKKMEEAEKEILETFRKVEVNIPLLDAIKQIPRYAKFLKELCTNKRKLKGSERISMGRNVSALIGKSVPQIPEKCKDPGTFSIPCIIGNSKFDNAMLDLGASVSVMPLSIFNSLSLGPLQSTDVVIHLANRSVAYPIGFIEDVLVRVGELIFPVDFYILNMEDGFSQGSVPIILGRPFMKTARTKIDVYAGTLSMEFGDITVHFNILDAMKYPSEDLSVFRAEIIDHVV